One segment of Cydia fagiglandana chromosome 12, ilCydFagi1.1, whole genome shotgun sequence DNA contains the following:
- the LOC134669399 gene encoding uncharacterized protein LOC134669399, with protein sequence MANQCRHQIGIPLEPDNSSSSTGRRPKMWDLDGLLTGQQWAGDRPLYCGTHPEREIEDMYNNLDALLDMVNDKDYLVIMGDFNAVVGEGIDGKEVGSFGLGKRNARGERLVQFCKENKLSLANTLFQQPKRRLYTWKMPGDINRYQLDYIIVKQKYRNRLVYCKTLPGADISSDHNLLISKHFIEKNKNIRKNKRKNIDLTKLKDPDIRVQYSNTLGDKLKLIKEEDIEYNNTNNLSTDIEYKWNSVTDIIKTSAEEYLGKENIVPRKDWITKDILDMMIERRQYKGKIDNDSVIKYKQLTNKITTKCREKKEEDVERKCDLIEHYMNRGHMDKAYKNIKEMNKNYKTKSTVILDEGGKMLLNDKDIINRWKRYIENLYSGQGLDIEDIELEITVDRDRMGPDILREEFNKALIGIQNGKAAGDDGLYIEYIKYAECDPIKEEIFMITQDIYKTGVIPKDFQVSKTITLPEHFKMRRTQDTKLNLTGVENITENYSK encoded by the exons ATGGCGAATCAATGCCGCCATCAAATAGGCATTCCCCTAGAGCCGGACAACAGCAGCTCTAGTACTGGCAGAAGGCCGAAGATGTGGGATCTGGATGGGCTTCTGACCGGACAGCAGTGGGCGGGAGACCGGCCATTGTACTGTG GAACCCATCCAGAAAGAGAAATTGaggacatgtataataatctaGATGCATTATTAGATATGGTCAACGACAAAGATTATCTTGTTATTATGGGGGATTTTAATGCAGTGGTTGGAGAAGGCATAGATGGGAAAGAAGTAGGCAGTTTTGGATTAGGGAAGAGAAATGCAAGGGGCGAAAGATTAGTACAATTCTGCAAAGAAAACAAACTATCACTGGCTAATACGCTATTTCAGCAACCAAAACGGAGACTCTATACTTGGAAGATGCCAGGAGATATCAATAGATACCAGTTGGACTACATAATTGTGAAGCAAAAATATAGAAACCGCTTGGTGTATTGTAAGACCTTGCCAGGTGCCGATATAAGCTCCGACCATAATCTACTTATAAGTAAACATTTTATAGAAAAGAACAAAAATATCAGAAAGAATAAGAGAAAAAATATTGATCTCACTAAACTTAAGGACCCGGACATAAGAGTGCAATATAGTAATACACTAGGagacaaattaaaattaattaaggaAGAAGATAttgaatataataatacaaataatttatcaaCGGACATAGAATACAAATGGAATAGTGTAACCGATATTATAAAGACTAGTGCGGAAGAATACTTAGGAAAGGAAAATATAGTGCCAAGAAAAGATTGGATAACAAAAGATATTTTAGACATGATGATTGAAAGAAGACAGTATAAGGGTAAAATTGACAATGATAgtgtaataaaatacaaacaacttacaaataaaataactaccAAATGCAGGGAGAAAAAGGAAGAAGACGTAGAAAGAAAATGTGATTTGATAGAACACTACATGAATAGAGGACATATGGATAaagcatataaaaatataaaagaaatgAATAAGAACTACAAAACGAAGAGTACTGTGATATTAGATGAGGGAGGAAAAATGCTTCTAAATGATAAGgatattataaatagatggaagagatatatagaaaacTTATATTCGGGTCAAGGCTTGGACATAGAGGACATAGAACTTGAAATAACAGTTGATAGAGATAGAATGGGCCCGGATATACTTAGGGAAGAATTCAACAAGGCGCTAATAGGAATACAGAATGGAAAAGCCGCAGGTGATGATGGCCTATACATTGAATACATTAAGTACGCAGAATGTGACCCCATCAAAGAAGAGATTTTTATGATAACACAAGATATATACAAAACAGGAGTTATACCAAAGGATTTCCAAGTCAGTAAAACTATCACATTGCCCGAACACTTTAAAATGCGAAGAACACAGGACACTAAGCTTAATCTCACAGGCGTCGAAAATATTACtgaaaattattcaaaatag